One segment of Bacteroidales bacterium DNA contains the following:
- a CDS encoding tetratricopeptide repeat protein, whose amino-acid sequence MKNTVVYIILLCIILPLSFNGCSTRKNTPINRTYHNITTRFNILFNAKESYKRGIKRAEETKNDDYTQLLSLFLYGDEGVAQSVSGDMGTAAQKASKAINIHSITAKPKVKKSGMSPSDKKFYDKREFNKYMDQCYLLIGKTYVYANDYYFALQTFNFMETEFPEEEILYESRIWKAKALMMEKNYREAARVLTELQDDDKFPDKKALKSELQATIADLYIKQQQYPEAITHVENALVNARGKKTKLRYRYVLAQLYYEQKDYARSSENFKKVIRMNPPYEMSFNATISLASASRGSGEDIREVRKQLNKMLRDSKNADYLDQIYYALAEIEMHEENTDKAIEFYQKSALASTSNLPQKTKSYLTLGNLFYDRRDYVPAQAYYDSAMLNMRPDYPNYIQISSKAASLDALVENLNTIQFQDSVQRIARMPEADRNKLIDNIITELQRKERMQEESEAIRMQQYYSNMSRQRTLTDPTSKAQWYFYNPTTVSQGIGEFQMKWGRRGLEDNWRRKNKGTLTDIHLAGETEGEEDATTGTQKSTDTRSREYYTQHLPLTDSMMHASNQMLLEALYASGYIYNNDFDEPALAAAQYEELIRRYPDSEFVEPSYYYLYLLYSKLNNSAAAEKSKNLLLSRAPESVFAKIIQDPTYLDRLMQEKGEAEKLYEQAYQQFNAGNYEQTISIASAAIDRYPKDVLEARFAYLRAVSEGRIKGTQEAMRNELKKIVDGYPGTEVAAAAQETIDFIDGKDPTMKIEEQVERAKEIYTFNTEGTYYFAWILQSKEDLNQLSFDLLNFNL is encoded by the coding sequence TTGAAAAATACAGTTGTTTATATCATATTGTTGTGTATCATACTGCCGTTATCTTTTAACGGCTGCAGTACGAGGAAAAATACCCCCATCAACCGTACCTATCATAACATCACTACCCGTTTCAATATTCTTTTTAATGCCAAAGAAAGCTACAAAAGGGGGATCAAAAGGGCGGAAGAAACAAAGAATGATGATTATACGCAATTATTATCCTTGTTCCTATATGGTGATGAAGGCGTAGCCCAATCGGTTTCCGGCGACATGGGAACAGCCGCACAGAAAGCGAGTAAGGCCATCAATATCCACTCTATCACGGCCAAGCCGAAAGTCAAAAAATCGGGAATGTCTCCTTCCGACAAGAAATTTTATGATAAGCGGGAATTTAATAAGTACATGGATCAGTGTTATTTATTGATCGGAAAGACCTATGTGTATGCCAATGACTATTATTTTGCTTTACAGACATTCAACTTCATGGAAACCGAATTCCCGGAAGAGGAAATATTGTATGAATCGCGGATATGGAAGGCAAAAGCATTAATGATGGAAAAGAATTACCGGGAAGCAGCCAGGGTATTAACCGAACTGCAGGACGACGATAAATTTCCCGATAAAAAAGCGCTGAAATCAGAGTTGCAAGCGACTATTGCCGATCTGTACATCAAACAGCAACAGTATCCTGAAGCCATTACACATGTGGAAAATGCCCTGGTCAATGCCAGGGGAAAAAAAACAAAGCTACGTTACCGGTATGTACTGGCACAGCTTTATTATGAACAGAAGGATTATGCCCGGTCATCGGAAAATTTTAAAAAGGTCATCCGGATGAATCCGCCTTATGAAATGTCCTTTAACGCAACCATCAGCCTGGCGTCAGCATCCAGGGGAAGCGGAGAAGACATCAGGGAAGTAAGGAAACAACTGAACAAAATGTTGCGTGACAGCAAAAATGCGGATTACCTGGATCAGATATATTATGCGCTGGCTGAAATAGAAATGCATGAAGAAAACACGGACAAAGCCATTGAATTTTATCAGAAATCGGCATTGGCCTCCACCTCCAACCTACCGCAAAAAACAAAATCATACCTTACATTGGGTAACCTGTTCTATGACCGCCGGGATTATGTCCCTGCACAGGCGTATTATGACAGCGCAATGCTGAACATGAGGCCCGATTATCCCAATTACATACAAATATCATCCAAGGCGGCAAGTCTGGATGCCCTGGTGGAAAATCTGAATACCATCCAATTCCAGGATAGCGTACAGCGTATTGCACGAATGCCGGAAGCCGACAGGAACAAACTGATCGATAATATCATTACCGAACTACAACGCAAAGAACGGATGCAGGAAGAGAGTGAGGCCATCCGGATGCAGCAGTATTACAGTAACATGAGCCGGCAGCGAACACTGACTGATCCGACATCCAAAGCCCAATGGTATTTTTACAATCCGACCACAGTGAGCCAGGGGATCGGCGAATTCCAAATGAAGTGGGGTCGACGCGGCCTGGAGGATAACTGGCGACGTAAAAATAAAGGAACGTTGACCGATATCCACCTTGCCGGGGAAACGGAAGGGGAAGAGGACGCAACCACAGGTACGCAAAAGAGTACAGACACCCGGAGCCGTGAATACTACACGCAGCACCTGCCGCTTACCGACTCAATGATGCATGCTTCTAACCAGATGCTTCTGGAAGCCCTCTATGCCTCAGGGTATATCTACAATAACGATTTTGATGAGCCTGCATTGGCAGCTGCCCAATATGAAGAATTGATACGCCGTTATCCGGATAGTGAATTTGTAGAACCGTCTTATTACTACCTGTATCTGCTTTATTCGAAGCTGAACAATAGTGCTGCTGCTGAAAAGAGCAAGAACCTGTTATTAAGCCGTGCTCCCGAAAGCGTTTTTGCTAAGATCATCCAGGATCCTACTTATCTGGACAGGTTAATGCAGGAAAAGGGGGAAGCTGAAAAATTATATGAACAGGCATACCAGCAGTTCAACGCCGGTAATTACGAGCAAACGATATCTATTGCCAGCGCAGCGATAGATCGTTATCCCAAGGATGTCCTGGAAGCCAGGTTCGCCTACCTGAGAGCTGTATCCGAAGGAAGAATAAAAGGAACCCAGGAGGCTATGCGGAATGAACTGAAAAAGATCGTGGATGGATATCCGGGTACTGAAGTCGCGGCGGCGGCACAGGAAACCATCGACTTCATTGACGGTAAAGACCCGACCATGAAGATAGAAGAACAGGTTGAACGCGCGAAGGAGATCTACACATTCAATACGGAAGGAACTTATTATTTCGCATGGATATTACAGTCTAAAGAAGACCTGAACCAGTTGTCGTTCGACCTGTTGAATTTTAACCTGG